From a single Syntrophales bacterium genomic region:
- a CDS encoding sensor histidine kinase: protein MKFLRRIIPDYWADEGKSEGGRFRYRRLWKYLVSLTALVSLAPLVIMTAVNYYQYQKVLRVEMIHPISQLASNTKRSLESFIEERISALNLIIHDKSFEDIADQKRFIAVFRNMKNSFGGFVDLGLIDAEGYQRSYVGPYELKGKNYKDQDWFHEVSLRGVYVSDVFMGYRNFPHFVIAVKNERAGGDFYVLRATVDTETPIRKIISPLDLRPSTDVFLINRKGILQTSSRFYGRILEKMSLAVPPFSSRTEVLEEQTREGQSYILGYAYIERTPFILMIVAQPKALMENWLSVRRDLVWFLIGSIVIILLVILWSSTYMVNRVREADLKRAALLHSVEYTNKMASIGRLAAGVAHEINNPLAIINEKAGLVKDIAALTTEDFPQREKIIKLIESILVNVERCSTITHRLLGFAKRMDVHLETINLELLIKEVLSFLEKEATYRDISVNFHIPENFPSIQSDRGQLQQVFLNIINNAFAAVEDRGRIDISIREDKDTVAVTISDNGHGISEEDLQRIFEPFFTTKKEGGVGLGLSITYGIVEKLGGRISVESKVGQGTSFTVILPAKRTRF, encoded by the coding sequence TTGAAGTTTCTTCGCAGGATTATCCCTGATTATTGGGCTGATGAGGGTAAATCAGAGGGGGGGAGGTTCCGTTATCGCCGGTTGTGGAAGTATCTGGTTTCTCTTACCGCTTTAGTCTCTTTGGCTCCCCTTGTCATCATGACTGCTGTTAATTACTATCAGTATCAAAAGGTGCTCAGGGTGGAGATGATCCACCCCATCTCCCAGCTTGCCTCCAACACCAAGCGGTCTCTGGAGTCTTTTATTGAAGAGCGCATCTCTGCTCTGAATCTTATTATCCATGATAAGTCATTCGAGGATATTGCCGATCAGAAAAGGTTCATTGCCGTCTTCAGGAACATGAAGAATTCCTTCGGTGGTTTTGTTGACCTCGGTCTTATTGATGCGGAGGGGTATCAGCGTTCCTACGTAGGGCCGTACGAACTTAAGGGAAAGAACTACAAGGATCAGGACTGGTTTCACGAGGTCAGCCTGAGGGGCGTCTATGTGAGTGACGTTTTTATGGGATACCGGAATTTCCCCCATTTTGTAATTGCCGTCAAAAATGAAAGAGCTGGAGGGGACTTCTATGTGCTTCGAGCTACCGTAGATACGGAGACCCCGATTCGAAAGATCATCTCTCCTCTGGATTTAAGGCCTTCAACTGATGTCTTTCTCATCAATCGGAAGGGAATCCTTCAGACCTCTTCCCGATTCTATGGCAGGATTCTGGAGAAAATGAGCCTGGCGGTGCCTCCCTTTTCGTCAAGGACAGAGGTCCTGGAAGAACAGACGAGGGAAGGACAATCGTATATCCTGGGGTATGCCTACATTGAACGGACCCCCTTCATCCTGATGATCGTCGCCCAACCTAAGGCACTCATGGAGAACTGGCTATCCGTGCGTCGTGATCTGGTCTGGTTCTTGATTGGCAGCATTGTTATCATTCTCCTGGTGATTCTCTGGAGTTCAACCTACATGGTAAACCGTGTCCGGGAGGCGGATCTAAAGCGCGCTGCTCTCCTCCATAGTGTGGAATATACAAACAAGATGGCCTCTATCGGCCGCCTGGCCGCAGGGGTGGCCCATGAGATTAACAATCCGCTCGCCATTATCAATGAGAAGGCTGGTCTGGTGAAGGACATTGCCGCACTAACAACAGAAGATTTTCCTCAAAGAGAAAAGATCATAAAACTTATTGAATCCATCCTTGTCAATGTGGAGCGATGCAGCACCATCACCCACCGCCTCCTGGGTTTTGCCAAGCGGATGGATGTGCACCTGGAAACGATTAACCTCGAGCTTCTCATCAAGGAGGTGCTCAGCTTCCTCGAAAAGGAGGCAACCTATCGAGACATCTCGGTGAATTTTCATATACCGGAAAATTTTCCTTCTATTCAGAGTGATCGTGGTCAGCTTCAGCAGGTGTTTTTGAATATTATCAACAATGCCTTTGCTGCGGTGGAAGACAGGGGGAGAATAGACATTTCCATAAGGGAGGATAAGGATACCGTTGCCGTTACCATCAGCGATAACGGTCATGGCATTTCCGAGGAAGACCTTCAGCGTATCTTTGAGCCCTTCTTTACCACCAAGAAAGAGGGGGGAGTTGGATTGGGCCTTTCCATCACTTACGGTATCGTGGAAAAACTCGGAGGCCGCATCAGTGTTGAGAGTAAGGTGGGTCAGGGAACCAGTTTCACCGTTATTTTACCCGC